The sequence AATCATCAAGCGCCTTTACCATATAGTTGACCTGCTTGTGGCCGGGCTTGTTGACATCCCGAGTTTTCGGGTTGATCACCATTTTGCGGCAACCGATCAACTCTTCGATAAATTCGTCTGTAATACTCTCAAAGGCCATGAGCTTCGGCGTGCTTTTGATGTCATGGACATGTTCCGAAATGACATTGTCTTGAACAGACAATCACGGATTGAAAAAACATAGTGAAACCGTATTTTTAATATACATCATATGCTTGACAGGATCAACGCAGGAACACGGCAAATACTGCAGGATTATCATTTACATCCGAACAGATTATTATGATCACCTATAAGACAGGAAACATACTCGACGCCAGGGTTGCCGCACTGGTCAATACCGTCAATACTGTCGGCGTGATGGGCAAGGGGATTGCCCTGCAGTTCAAACATGCTTTTCCCGAGAATTTCAAAGCTTATGCCGATGCGGTGAATCGCAAGCAGATCAGAACCGGCGAGGTTCAGGTTGTCCCGGTTTCATCACTGAACGGCGTACAGTACATCATCAACTTTCCCACCAAGAACCACTGGCGTTACCCATCGAAACCGGAATGGATAACCGCTGGGTTGCGCAACCTGCGAAAAAAAATAGAGGACTACCAGATCGAGTCGATAGCGATTCCTCCTCTCGGATGCGGCAATGGCGGGCTGGACTGGAGCGTGGTCAAAGCTGAAATCGAAAGCGCTTTACAAGGTCTACCCGTCGAGATACAGGTCTATGAGCCATCCTCAGCCATCAGGGATCTGCTGGCAAAAGAGGACAAGCCTGCAGCTTCACGCCTCACGCCTGTCAGAGCCATGCTCCTGCTTCTGCTCTATCGTTACCGGGCCATGGGAGAACACGCCAGTGAGTTCGCTGCCGAAAAACTCAGCTATTTCCTGCAGCGGGCTGGAGAAACACAGTTGAAACTCGAATTCACCAAAGGATACTACGGCCCGTATTCCGGTAAGGTGCGTCACGTTCTGTACGCCCTGAACGGATATTACCTGAAGGGGTTCGAACAGAAAGATGCGAAACCTTTCGAGCCGCTTGAAATCATTGTCGAGCGGAGTGACGAAGTACTTGATTACATCCAGAACAAACTGAATCCGGTCGAGAAAACCCATCTCGATAAAGTCCTGAAACTGATCAAGGGATTTGAATCGCCTTATGGACTCGAACTGCTTGCTACGGTTGATTATCTCATTAACGAAACCGGCAACAGTGACCCGCAGGTTCTGTCCGGCGCAATCAGGCAGTGGTCAGCAAGAAAAGCCGATATGTTTCCTCCTGAACATGTGCGCCTTGCGGCAGAACACCTGCATCTGCTGCGAAATTAGTCCTTGGCAACCGCTTCGCATTTCGGCATCGGGGAACGGAATAATCAATTAAAAAATATAACGATAGTCCCTAACAGGATACCGGTTCCCGAAATCTGTTTCGGGAACATCAGTAAGGCACGAACCGCAACAATCTGCCGAGACCGTTTTGGTAACGTCACATCAGAAATACCAATAGCGCGACGAATTCAAAGTTTTCCGCAACGCACAAACCGGATTTCAAGCGCTTGTCGATGCAATCCGGCAAACCAATGCAGAACTTGCTGCTCATGCAGGTCAGGCGATCAATATCTGCCTGACCCTGCGTAACTGGCTGATTGGCTGTCACATAGCGAAATATGATCTCATTGGCGCTTGACCGTTCGAAGTATGGCGACAAAGTGCTTTCGGAACTTGCCGGACGGCAGGATGACAACAGCAACCTCAATCGCCGTCAGCTCTATGACTATCTTCGATTCTACAAAATCTATCCGCAGATTGTGGAGACACTGTCGGCACAATTCGAGCACCTGCTTCCTTTGTCTGTTTCAGCTCCATCTGAAAAAGTGCCTGCAGTGTCGGCACAATTGCAAAAAAAGTCGATTGCGGCTAAGCGCATTTCGAGGCCCACGGCGTCAACTTCAGGGATGCATCAACGATCCATGAGGTTCTGAAGGCGCAGGCGAATGAGGTCCCGAACCATCAGGTTACCGAAGACCTTATCATCACTCAAAACTCTCTTCGCGAGCACGATCACAACCACGCTCATTCTCAATCCAGCGATCAATCTCAGGCATTGCTTCATCAACCCAGTGTTTTACCTCTTCATCGGATTGTTCCGCAAGTTGTATCAATTTAGTCTTTCTGTGCTCCAGGATAACAGCCAAAGATCCACCGGATCGTGGGTGTAAACGGGGATAATAATCACCAAGGAAGCGCTGTTTGTCAGGAGCTGAGTCAAGCATTGACAGGAACAGTGAAGAATACTCTTTGCTCTCATCATCATTGTTCTTGCCGAACATACTCAGACACTCTCCGATCAATGGATAGCGCTCGATTGGATCACGATCTGCCCATTCTTTCAAATGATTTTCATCAATAACTTCTACAGGAGTCCCTACATCGAACAAGTCGATGTGATGACATAAAGATTCAGGCAAGAGAAATGTATCAAGGGCAATAAAAGGCTGTGTTTCAAAAAGCGCTTTTAGAACAGCGCTAATATCATGGGAAGTAACGCGATACCGTTCGAGTTGAGATCGGATAGTATTACACACTTGTTTTGCCGCGCTTTCGCCAACCTCGCCAGAAAGGCATTCCCGGATTATTGTTTTTAAGCCAAAATCACGATTTAACCCTTTCTTGCTGAAATCCGCACGAACAAAAAGATTACGACCGACCTCAACGACAACTGCCCCTGGAACTCTTTTTTCCTTATGATCACGCCAGAAATGCATATGCAAAATATCAAGAGCTACTTCAACACCTCCAGGAAGTGCTCCAATATCTTCGAGAAGCATCGCAAGAGGCTCTTCGGGTGAATCTCCAACTGATCCATTGGCGATATTCATAAAATACTCAGAACGCATCACACCATTGGCAATCGCATTTCGGAGCCGAGCGATTCCTTCATTGTCAATACCAATTGCGGTTTGGAGATATGGGAATAAAGGAGCAAGACCTGAGTCATCAATAGCATCATTGAGCACTCTTGAAGTAAACGTTGCATCTCTTAGATGAGCACCATGAATAAAACCCCTGAGAGCACCGGGATTCCGCCGAGCAGAATCAATGGCCTTATATTCCGCTACCAACTCTTGCCAAATATCACCCAAATCAATTGCACCATCAGCTAAACCGAATCCACATTCGGAATCGCGTGGAGCATATTTAGCTGCAAACAGTTCTGGTAAAAAAGCCCTCCGGG comes from Chlorobium limicola DSM 245 and encodes:
- the darG gene encoding type II toxin-antitoxin system antitoxin DNA ADP-ribosyl glycohydrolase DarG; protein product: MITYKTGNILDARVAALVNTVNTVGVMGKGIALQFKHAFPENFKAYADAVNRKQIRTGEVQVVPVSSLNGVQYIINFPTKNHWRYPSKPEWITAGLRNLRKKIEDYQIESIAIPPLGCGNGGLDWSVVKAEIESALQGLPVEIQVYEPSSAIRDLLAKEDKPAASRLTPVRAMLLLLLYRYRAMGEHASEFAAEKLSYFLQRAGETQLKLEFTKGYYGPYSGKVRHVLYALNGYYLKGFEQKDAKPFEPLEIIVERSDEVLDYIQNKLNPVEKTHLDKVLKLIKGFESPYGLELLATVDYLINETGNSDPQVLSGAIRQWSARKADMFPPEHVRLAAEHLHLLRN